In the genome of Dermatophagoides farinae isolate YC_2012a chromosome 4, ASM2471394v1, whole genome shotgun sequence, the window aaaaattatcGTCTGTAATGATATAATtagatcgatcgatcgatcgattcgttataaattcaatatatattcaaaattgaattttttttccatttattatcgattattattatgaatgatggACCAATGATGAACGAATTATTCGATATATGAGATAGTGGagaatcgattgttttattttattttatttttttgccatttttgtttgatttttctttcattcactaactattgaaataataattattattatcatcaaatcattgatcatcaattgataatgaatgtcCACGTATTAATaatggattgaaaaaaagtctTATATTTCAAACCTTGTGAcggtgaaaaagaaaaacgaagaggaaagaaaaatgtacATCTATATTATATGTAAAAATagaatcattgatcattatcattttaataaGAATCATCGTGTCAAGGTcatttaaaatgataatgaaaactACTACTAAATTGAACTTGAAGTGAATCGTATGAAATTCTATTTGAATTTGCTGAATTTAGgtaattcaatgtttgtttgtttttttttttttttattttcgatcaCGTGAAtctatttattcaatttatttgtcattcataataataatttttttttgccatgtCCAGATACATCGAATATCATATATTTGCTGATGATGCAtccaatgaatttcattttatgtaaatagaaaaaatactattattattatcgctgataaattcaaatcaaacgatgatgatgatgatgatgatgatgacaacaacaatcataacaaattcaaatttggctaatgatgatcatgatcaatgaGGGTATGATtttactaataataatagtattAAGAAATTATCTTATTTTCAAAGCACAACGAAATCAATATCGACTTacagattgattttttttctcaaatcaaaatctcaaaaaaaactattgaaaatgaaaaagaaaaaaaaccatgttttctttttgatcaatcaatcaatcgaatttaatcaaatcaaatcaaaaaaaaaaaaaaacttcgccatatttttttttgttttgtttcgaatttttttcaccaccatcatcatcattcaaaccAGTCAGTTTGAACTGCTTTATTCCGCTTTTTTGTtatacaaaaataattttatttactTTGACTTTCACACACATTggtcacattttttttcactggatTCAAATTCGAATGCAACTTGTCATTCGACAAATCACTTGTTTCATCCTTTTTTGATCGACAACCTTTTTATTTGAAGAATTTCTTGGAAATTTcttcaaatgattatttggtttttcaataaaaatgaaacaaaaaaaaaaacttttaataGTTACATTGCAtcagaattttaaaaaataatcatcacttGATGTAATAAGCTGTgtctatccatccatctattCTACAGAAAAAATATACGTCaacataatgaaaaataggatgatgatcaaattgcattgaagttgaattttttttttcaacttttcaAGATGAATGTCCAATTATATTAAATTGATaaagataatgatcatcatcatcaatgattgcaacagaaacagaaaaacaatatGACAATGTCATACATGCAGGATGGCATGCCATATCTATAAAATAAACCAGATCAGTTTgtcaattaattattataggaatatttattaaatattgttttcgtcatcattattatcaaaataagAATGGGCgtgttcatcattcattatcccaaatgtttttgttgttgttgttgtttttattcaaaatgcCTTGACATTCATGAAATTGTTAACACCTTCTTTTTCCTTTTCCCTTTCTTTCTCCCttcataaacacacacacacacatacataatgGAATGTACCATCGCTATTGGTagttcatgtgtgtgtgtatctaaTCAATGAAACAGAGAAAAACACTATGAAcacttttgttttgttttttttgagagGGTTTTTTTTAGTCCCCCTTTCTATATGTGGTTCTcctccattttcatttcatatataaatacaTCACCAAAAGATGCACcagattcattattattcaatgttaGAGCTAACTCTCATCAATGAGAATCAGCAACACATTTTTTGATGCGTTGAATctttgacgaaaaaaaaaatttgaatttgaaaatttcctttttgttcaatttcacGATCgacttttgaatttttcatcatatttttacTGTTTGAacttttccaaaaaaaaaccggaaataatttttcttcttctctctctcttttcaaAGTGAAATTTCTGATCTTTCTTTTCCTCAGTCTTTGTGTGTTGGTGTGTGagtaatcaaaaaaaaaaatttctaaaaaaatgaaattctcaaatcaagaatcaaaaataatggcCACTTATTTAATGGCTTCAATTTTGGCCATCATGGCTATGGTGATAATGGCCAATCCAATCTCTCAagatagtaataataatggtgttggtggtggcgATAATATGGTTGTACCATTGGATtcgaattcattgaaatcaatattGCTATATAATCGTCTACaacaattaattgaaaatgaaccgGAAATGTTGGATCTATTCGATATGGATCGTAATCATCTATCTCgtgttattgatgaattattattatcacaatcAAATCAGATTCGTGTACGAAAATTTCTTAATGTTAAAAGTAATAAACGTGCAggtaattaatcaatttctttttaattgtttttctttaaccatttttcaatcaatgaaatttgttgattttaaattttaattgttttattatttttctttctttgtaTAGCCGCCATGGGTGTTGATCTACCCGATTATATTCTTCATATAAAtaagggaaaaaatt includes:
- the LOC124490134 gene encoding uncharacterized protein LOC124490134 gives rise to the protein MKFSNQESKIMATYLMASILAIMAMVIMANPISQDSNNNGVGGGDNMVVPLDSNSLKSILLYNRLQQLIENEPEMLDLFDMDRNHLSRVIDELLLSQSNQIRVRKFLNVKSNKRAAAMGVDLPDYILHINKGKNFDFSSFREKMQKSG